ATAATCTGATAAGCTATAATATAATTAGGCACCTAGCTAAATTCCAATAATAATTTgccgtttcatgttttgaaataaaacaacagctttaaaaaatttaatttctaaATGATATAAAATCGAGTGAATTATATTAAGAAAATTCAAAAAAGTGATTTCCATTATCTATTCTACTATATTTTGTTGAAATGGGggaaaaatcttttttttttaaaaaaaatatataagagATAACAAAGATACGTTGTTGTAAATGTACGTATAATTCCTCCAACGTAACTATCACATCCTGTATATCATCAATATTTGTATATTACACTCCAAATATATTTCTACCAGACAAGATTTCCTTGCATAGAATATTTGAATGTATAAAAATTACGTCTGTTTGTCTACATTATATACATGACTAATCAGCGCAACGATTATATAAAGTACACATGAATATTTTCTCCTAAAATAGCTTAGTCTAATAGTTTGTTTCTCTATATATCTTTATTCATTCGATTTCAtcattgaatttataaaaatatgtgaagggccaaatttttttatacaagTGAAGCATTCATAAGAAGTACAATTGACAAAAATCGAGCATCTTAAGTGTAGTTGGTATCTAATCAGTCGGAAATTCGATAACCTCGACAAGATGAACTAAAAGTTGGCACTTCATACTAAAGAACTGTTTCTGAATATCATATTTCCAAACTCAACAATTTAGAAGCTAGCAGTcaagagataaaaaaaaaacactgcGCATCCAGAAACCAACAATCGGAAGAGAGTAGTTCCAAGCTCCATAAATGAGCTAGCTAAGCGAGAGATGAGGGGCATTTTTGGTCCTATAGTTTGCACTTGTTCTATTTTTGGTCTTGTTAACCAGGGGCGGATCTAGGATTTCGACACTGGGGGGCCGCTTACAAAAGacaaacaaaaatttaaaagagaAAAGACAAAAATTCTACGGGTTACATTGAACAAAACATCAACAGTACGTTTCTCAACAACGTACGGTTTTGAcaataaccgtcgccgatctagatcggcgacggtttggttaaacccgtcgctatatactaaatttttttttaaaattttttgggggggccgtggtccccgttcgccctacactaaatccATCCCTGTTGTTAACAataaatttgtattttaaatcttattACTTGTATTTTTTTTGCTCATATTAAAGGTGAAATTGCATTTTTAGTCATGTGACTTGCATGATTTTTTTTGTAATGTACGTGAACGGTGAATTTGCATTTTTTGTAATGTAGCTGCTagcattttttttttccatttttttgtcttttttacGATGGACGTGGATATTGACATTGACATTGACATTGACATGGATTTGGGAAGAAAACTTCCATATATTTCgtgtttttgatttttttagaaTATTATTTGGCAGAAAATCAATGGACTACGGTAAAAACGAGGACAGAATTAAATGAAAGAAACATGGCTACAATTGCAAATGCACCTTTAAcaaaatcaaaaataaaaaaaaaaacatgtaagtTACATGATCAAAAATTCAAATTCATCTTATTTTgaccaaaaatgaaaaaaaaaattataaaatataaattaaggaCAAAAATGAAAATTCATTGTTAAAAggatcaaaaataaaaaaaaaatgtaaattacatgatcataaatataattttccggATATGAGGATTAAGAGCTAACAAAGGCAAATCCAAGGGGTGGAATCATTTGAGAGAGGCAAGCAGACAATTCGAAAACTATGAAGATAATTTTGAAAATGAGAAGAAACAATGAAATAAGACAACTTTAAAAAAGATAGAACTACCAAGTATAGATGTATCGAGGCTGCAGCCACAACATAATCAATTCTTAGACTAAGCAATTGTATGACAATTAGCATGGTGGTCGATAAAATTAAGGCGTTAAAAATTTTGGGATATTGACTAAAGGTGGAAAAAAAATATGGAAATACCGAAAAATCGTACCGAATTTTCAAATACCACTCACATGTGATTTTTCTCTCACTTCTTCAAAATTttgatcatttttttaaaaacgtgATCTTctgtaaacatttcttaaataTATCAACACTATAACATAAACACATATAACTTATTACATATTAACCTCCAAGAATGAAATCATTttaatatatacatatgtaATACATTTcaaagaataaaaatattatactcaAATAATGTATCATATactattaatataaatttaaaaaatatataaattttttacatataagaattaaatcattttaatatatacatatgtaATACATTTcaaagaataaaaatattatactcaAATAATGTATCATATactattaatataaatttaaaaaatatataaattttttacatatatattttggTGTTATACTATATTCGTTATGCTTGATCCGTTCATTGACAGAATCATCATACTATTCTAGAGCGAGGGAGAAAGAGACGGAGGAACATTGCCCCTCTGCATAATTCGAAGCATATTCGCAAAATTATTTCCCACTCCTTCAAACTCAGATACGACCTAAACTTTCTACCTCCCTATCACCGGTCAACCAACCATCACCGCCATAATGAAGCAACTGTCGCCGGATTCTGACTTACCACCTCTCGCTTCCATCAAGGTTCGCTCCTCTCCCCCTCGTTTCCCTCCCCCGGCCGCCCCAATATCCACGGACACTCCCACAGCCAACGCCCAACGCAAGATCGGCATCGCCGTTGATCTTAGTGACGAGTCTGCCTTTGCCGTTGAATGGTCCGTCCGCCACTACCTCCGCCCTGGGGATGCTGTCATTTTGATTCACGTTCGCCCTACCTCAGTCCTATATGGCGCCGATTGGGGCTCCGTTGATGTATCCATCATTGAAGCGGAGAACGGGCAATCGCAGCAGAAGCTTGAAGAAGATTTCGACGCGTTCACAACCACGAAGGCATCCGTTCTGGCTCACCCGCTTGTGGAGGCGCGAATACCGTTCAAAATTCACATTGTGAAGGATCATGATATGAAGGAGAGGTTGTGTTTGGAGGTTGAAAGACTGAGGCTGAGTGCTTTGATTATGGGGAGCATGGGATTTGGTGCCATAAAGAGAGGTAGCAACGGAACGCTTGGGAGCGTAAGTGATTATTGCGTGAGGCATTGTATTTGTCCGGTCATTGTGGTAAGGCATCCAGATAAAAAGGATGTCGATCATCCGGTTATGACAGTGGCTTCGCCAGCGGAGGAGGATGAAGAGGAGCCAGCGTCTCATGATGCCTCGAAAGATCAATAAGGTTGGTGATTTCTGGATGAGAATGTTGTCTACTCTGCTTGCTTTGTTTCTATAAAGACAATGATGTTGTATATTTTCTATCTGTTTCGtactgaatatgaatcagagtTGGATACGGAAATTGCTACAGATATATTTCAAATCCTAAGTGAGAGGTGTGGAAATTTTTACTCTTCTTTATCTTGATCTGCACTGCTACAAGTAGATGCTAATATTTCCCCTTTATCGTGTTATTGTTTAGCTGTAGCTCTTCATTTTTCTCCAAgatgaataaaaatatatatatatcgccAGCTCTATATTGTCTTTTTTTTTGTCTAGTTTGAACGGTTAAGCTGAATCTCATTTGCAATTTCTGTATCGTGTTCATTTTTCTAATGCCACTCGTTTGATTCCTTGTGCTTGGACGTCCGTGTGGCATCCAAGAAAATTTGTGAACTCCGGGTTATTTTGTACTTGCTCAAGTATTTTGTTCATAGTTGTAAACAGGGGAACTTCTGAACGTAGGAACAAATCATCAAGTTT
This region of Primulina eburnea isolate SZY01 chromosome 14, ASM2296580v1, whole genome shotgun sequence genomic DNA includes:
- the LOC140812022 gene encoding universal stress protein PHOS34-like, which translates into the protein MKQLSPDSDLPPLASIKVRSSPPRFPPPAAPISTDTPTANAQRKIGIAVDLSDESAFAVEWSVRHYLRPGDAVILIHVRPTSVLYGADWGSVDVSIIEAENGQSQQKLEEDFDAFTTTKASVLAHPLVEARIPFKIHIVKDHDMKERLCLEVERLRLSALIMGSMGFGAIKRGSNGTLGSVSDYCVRHCICPVIVVRHPDKKDVDHPVMTVASPAEEDEEEPASHDASKDQ